In Drosophila teissieri strain GT53w chromosome 2R, Prin_Dtei_1.1, whole genome shotgun sequence, the following proteins share a genomic window:
- the LOC122612494 gene encoding uncharacterized protein LOC122612494 isoform X3 gives MDLADQIDDYICSFEGLGDLTMDSLAIFIFLWAVLALFSVWLIKLLYHKYLNKDKAPSAANSRQTSVAPTSASPTSSAGKTEKRLSEPRDLLATKSKVEGLDLSKPLAGASGGRGRSSASPLNSGGAAAGGPRRRVVRQSSTGPENRKKRYVPPPSNVVGPETSSVTWTSQVFRWLYSDLVIVNELLMSWVIAINDTLRKSVEEHGVAVEVVRVLPDSPAPGLNNIFCNCDENNPADMLITFDCDAMPVLQVKTFRQKAGKVETSHYKVTVSRFRARMAIPMNYNSLKGEMRVEGYPDVRIAMNSVGAIKAMDQDEQQLQTVISDILTTALRDTVYPVDFSIYSTCPRAEVEPLDLPHNMEHHLGGVGLRDSQHMVSGRRLLVKIVKGDGIRDAQNPYVVIEMDEPAQKNQTGTQRGSKPFWDEHFLFELSPQSAEILFEVYDHPVIASDPPKFLGLGLVGIDELAVGPASTQLLQLQPRPYETQPVSGAITVDFVFIEGAEIPAGARPQRLKEALRLSTPAINEHIRNGADLADAAVRALQDGALSSSGSGGQPSKSTLIIHSVQRNSSSPNAFKVELNRDGQIEVTETATELDQAVAQAFERAANEAQNELELELAKEEKASQLGEALIDSGNGTVNEDSTAEFGQPNAASSPNGSSYHNNYSLNGNGNSNGAGSGGYNSLSRNGGAQQLAQHSGLLEGHDVVDDRGRSKKRNFFGTLKKRLSRSKTRTLSADQPNNNSHKSLSATNSNTTTATGFPRTATGTLNGPRMGIGHSITDHSRRSSISESSAISGFSSASNKTYVHEASTLVLETIENGIKRHFIVPLAIAQRPRWRRKGTKLHIYNDHTFIAKHLSGSGLQCSICMKSIPRRPGKQGYECRDCQLICHKQCHIRAPQACPNPTVLSMELTKLNSAAADRSIRKL, from the exons ATGGATCTAGCAGATCAAATCGATGACTATATCTGTTCGTTCGAGGGACTTGGTGACTTAACAATGGACTCCCTGGCCATCTTCATTTTCCTGTGGGCCGTTCTGGCCCTCTTCTCCGTGTGGCTGATCAAGCTGCTCTACCACAAGTATCTCAACAAGGACAAGGCGCCCAGTGCCGCCAACAGTCGCCAGACCAGCGTGGCCCCCACCTCCGCTTCACCCACATCCTCTGCCGGCAAGACGGAGAAGCGTCTCTCGGAGCCGCGCGATCTGCTCGCCACCAAGAGCAAGGTGGAGGGCTTGGACCTATCCAAGCCCCTGGCCGGCGCCTCCGGAGGTCGTGGTCGCTCATCGGCCTCGCCCTTGAACAGCGGTGGTGCAGCCGCCGGCGGTCCACGTCGTCGGGTGGTGCGTCAGAGTTCCACCGGGCCGGAGAATCGCAAGAAGCGCTATGTCCCACCGCCGTCGAATGTCGTGGGTCCAGAAACG AGCTCCGTCACCTGGACCAGCCAGGTGTTCCGCTGGCTCTACAGCGACCTGGTCATCGTCAACGAGCTGCTCATGTCCTGGGTAATTGCCATCAACGACACGCTGCGCAAGTCCGTGGAGGAG CATGGAGTGGCCGTTGAAGTGGTTCGAGTGCTCCCCGACAGTCCTGCCCCCGGATTGAATAATATCTTTTGTAATTGCGATGAAAACAATCCCGCTGATATg CTCATCACCTTTGACTGCGATGCAATGCCGGTGCTGCAGGTGAAGACCTTCCGCCAGAAGGCGGGCAAGGTGGAGACCTCCCACTACAAGGTCACCGTGTCCAGGTTCCGCGCCCGTATGGCCATTCCCATGAACTACAACAGCCTCAAGGGTGAGATGCGAGTCGAGGGCTATCCGGAT GTTCGCATCGCGATGAACAGCGTGGGTGCCATCAAGGCCATGGATCAGGAcgaacagcagctgcagacgGTGATCAGCGACATCCTGACGACGGCATTGCGCGACACCGTCTACCCGGTGGACTTCTCCATCTACTCCACCTGTCCGCGGGCCGAGGTGGAGCCCCTGGACCTGCCC CACAACATGGAGCACCACTTGGGAGGCGTGGGATTGAGGGACTCGCAACACATGGTTTCCGGCCGTCGGCTGCTGGTGAAGATCGTCAAGGGCGATGGCATAAGGGATGCCCAGAATCCCTATGTGGTCATCGAGATGGACGAGCCGGCCCAGAAGAACCAGACGGGCACTCAGCGCGGCAGCAAACCCTTCTGGGATGAGCACTTCCTCTT tgAACTCTCCCCCCAATCCGCCGAGATCCTGTTCGAGGTGTATGACCATCCGGTGATTGCCTCAGATCCGCCCAAGTTCCTGGGTCTCGGCCTGGTTGGCATCGATGAGCTGGCCGTTGGACCCGCATCCActcagctgctgcagctgcaaccgCGTCCCTATGAGACGCAGCCCGTTTCGGGTGCCATCACCGTGGACTTTGTGTTCATCGAGGGCGCCGAAATCCCGGCGGGCGCCCGTCCACAGCGTCTCAAGGAGGCACTGCGTCTCAGCACACCGGCCATCAACGAACACATCCGGAATGGAGCCGATCTGGCGGATGCAGCCGTTAGAGCTCTGCAGGATGGAGCGCTCTCGAGCAGCGGAAGTGGCGGACAGCCCAGCAAGAGCACTTTGATCATCCACAGTGTGCAGCGG AATTCGAGCAGCCCGAATGCATTTAAG GTCGAGTTGAACCGAGATGGCCAAATCGAGGTGACCGAAACGGCAACGGAACTGGACCAGGCAGTGGCCCAGGCCTTCGAACGCGCCGCCAACGAGGCGCAAAACGAGCTCGAGCTGGAGCTGGCCAAGGAGGAGAAGGCCAGCCAGCTGGGTGAGGCACTCATCGATTCAGGTAACGGCACCGTCAACGAGGACAGCACCGCGGAG TTTGGCCAGCCCAATGCCGCCTCATCGCCGAATGGCAGTAGTTACCACAACAACTACAGCctcaatggcaatggcaactcCAATGGCGCCGGTTCGGGCGGATATAACAGTCTGTCGCGGAACGGCGGTGCCCAGCAGCTGGCCCAGCACTCCGGATTGTTGGAGGGCCATGACGTGGTCGACGATCGCGGGCGCAGCAAAAAACGTAATTTCTTTGGCACCCTGAAGAAGCGGCTCAGCCGCTCCAAGACACGCACCCTCTCGGCCGATCAACCTAATAATAACAGTCATAAGTCACTATCAGCCACCAACTCGAATACAACAACAGCCACCGGATTCCCTCGAACAGCCACCGGAACCCTCAATG GACCACGCATGGGCATTGGTCACTCCATCACCGACCACTCACGCCGCTCCTCAATTTCAGAATCCTCGGCCATCTCAGGCTTTTCCTCGGCTAGCAATAAAACCTATGTGCACGAGGCCTCCACCCTGGTGCTGGAGACCATCGAGAATGGCATAAAGCG CCACTTCATTGTGCCTTTGGCCATCGCCCAGAGACCGCGCTGGCGTCGCAAGGGCACCAAGCTGCACATCTACAACGATCACACCTTCATCGCCAAGCATTTGAGCGG AAGCGGTCTGCAGTGCTCCATCTGCATGAAGTCCATACCGCGGAGGCCCGGAAAGCAGGGCTACGAGTGCCGCGACTGCCAGCTGATTTGTCACAAGCAGTGCCACATACGGGCACCCCAGGCATGTCCCAATCCCACGGTGCTCTCCATGGAACT AACTAAACTTAATTCGGCGGCGGCAGACCGCAGCATACGGAAGCTGTGA
- the LOC122612494 gene encoding uncharacterized protein LOC122612494 isoform X2 produces the protein MDLADQIDDYICSFEGLGDLTMDSLAIFIFLWAVLALFSVWLIKLLYHKYLNKDKAPSAANSRQTSVAPTSASPTSSAGKTEKRLSEPRDLLATKSKVEGLDLSKPLAGASGGRGRSSASPLNSGGAAAGGPRRRVVRQSSTGPENRKKRYVPPPSNVVGPETSSVTWTSQVFRWLYSDLVIVNELLMSWVIAINDTLRKSVEEHGVAVEVVRVLPDSPAPGLNNIFCNCDENNPADMLITFDCDAMPVLQVKTFRQKAGKVETSHYKVTVSRFRARMAIPMNYNSLKGEMRVEGYPDVRIAMNSVGAIKAMDQDEQQLQTVISDILTTALRDTVYPVDFSIYSTCPRAEVEPLDLPHNMEHHLGGVGLRDSQHMVSGRRLLVKIVKGDGIRDAQNPYVVIEMDEPAQKNQTGTQRGSKPFWDEHFLFELSPQSAEILFEVYDHPVIASDPPKFLGLGLVGIDELAVGPASTQLLQLQPRPYETQPVSGAITVDFVFIEGAEIPAGARPQRLKEALRLSTPAINEHIRNGADLADAAVRALQDGALSSSGSGGQPSKSTLIIHSVQRNSSSPNAFKVELNRDGQIEVTETATELDQAVAQAFERAANEAQNELELELAKEEKASQLGEALIDSGNGTVNEDSTAEFGQPNAASSPNGSSYHNNYSLNGNGNSNGAGSGGYNSLSRNGGAQQLAQHSGLLEGHDVVDDRGRSKKRNFFGTLKKRLSRSKTRTLSADQPNNNSHKSLSATNSNTTTATGFPRTATGTLNGDSSRSLSVDRGTLSKSNSLGPRMGIGHSITDHSRRSSISESSAISGFSSASNKTYVHEASTLVLETIENGIKRHFIVPLAIAQRPRWRRKGTKLHIYNDHTFIAKHLSGSGLQCSICMKSIPRRPGKQGYECRDCQLICHKQCHIRAPQACPNPTVLSMELTKLNSAAADRSIRKL, from the exons ATGGATCTAGCAGATCAAATCGATGACTATATCTGTTCGTTCGAGGGACTTGGTGACTTAACAATGGACTCCCTGGCCATCTTCATTTTCCTGTGGGCCGTTCTGGCCCTCTTCTCCGTGTGGCTGATCAAGCTGCTCTACCACAAGTATCTCAACAAGGACAAGGCGCCCAGTGCCGCCAACAGTCGCCAGACCAGCGTGGCCCCCACCTCCGCTTCACCCACATCCTCTGCCGGCAAGACGGAGAAGCGTCTCTCGGAGCCGCGCGATCTGCTCGCCACCAAGAGCAAGGTGGAGGGCTTGGACCTATCCAAGCCCCTGGCCGGCGCCTCCGGAGGTCGTGGTCGCTCATCGGCCTCGCCCTTGAACAGCGGTGGTGCAGCCGCCGGCGGTCCACGTCGTCGGGTGGTGCGTCAGAGTTCCACCGGGCCGGAGAATCGCAAGAAGCGCTATGTCCCACCGCCGTCGAATGTCGTGGGTCCAGAAACG AGCTCCGTCACCTGGACCAGCCAGGTGTTCCGCTGGCTCTACAGCGACCTGGTCATCGTCAACGAGCTGCTCATGTCCTGGGTAATTGCCATCAACGACACGCTGCGCAAGTCCGTGGAGGAG CATGGAGTGGCCGTTGAAGTGGTTCGAGTGCTCCCCGACAGTCCTGCCCCCGGATTGAATAATATCTTTTGTAATTGCGATGAAAACAATCCCGCTGATATg CTCATCACCTTTGACTGCGATGCAATGCCGGTGCTGCAGGTGAAGACCTTCCGCCAGAAGGCGGGCAAGGTGGAGACCTCCCACTACAAGGTCACCGTGTCCAGGTTCCGCGCCCGTATGGCCATTCCCATGAACTACAACAGCCTCAAGGGTGAGATGCGAGTCGAGGGCTATCCGGAT GTTCGCATCGCGATGAACAGCGTGGGTGCCATCAAGGCCATGGATCAGGAcgaacagcagctgcagacgGTGATCAGCGACATCCTGACGACGGCATTGCGCGACACCGTCTACCCGGTGGACTTCTCCATCTACTCCACCTGTCCGCGGGCCGAGGTGGAGCCCCTGGACCTGCCC CACAACATGGAGCACCACTTGGGAGGCGTGGGATTGAGGGACTCGCAACACATGGTTTCCGGCCGTCGGCTGCTGGTGAAGATCGTCAAGGGCGATGGCATAAGGGATGCCCAGAATCCCTATGTGGTCATCGAGATGGACGAGCCGGCCCAGAAGAACCAGACGGGCACTCAGCGCGGCAGCAAACCCTTCTGGGATGAGCACTTCCTCTT tgAACTCTCCCCCCAATCCGCCGAGATCCTGTTCGAGGTGTATGACCATCCGGTGATTGCCTCAGATCCGCCCAAGTTCCTGGGTCTCGGCCTGGTTGGCATCGATGAGCTGGCCGTTGGACCCGCATCCActcagctgctgcagctgcaaccgCGTCCCTATGAGACGCAGCCCGTTTCGGGTGCCATCACCGTGGACTTTGTGTTCATCGAGGGCGCCGAAATCCCGGCGGGCGCCCGTCCACAGCGTCTCAAGGAGGCACTGCGTCTCAGCACACCGGCCATCAACGAACACATCCGGAATGGAGCCGATCTGGCGGATGCAGCCGTTAGAGCTCTGCAGGATGGAGCGCTCTCGAGCAGCGGAAGTGGCGGACAGCCCAGCAAGAGCACTTTGATCATCCACAGTGTGCAGCGG AATTCGAGCAGCCCGAATGCATTTAAG GTCGAGTTGAACCGAGATGGCCAAATCGAGGTGACCGAAACGGCAACGGAACTGGACCAGGCAGTGGCCCAGGCCTTCGAACGCGCCGCCAACGAGGCGCAAAACGAGCTCGAGCTGGAGCTGGCCAAGGAGGAGAAGGCCAGCCAGCTGGGTGAGGCACTCATCGATTCAGGTAACGGCACCGTCAACGAGGACAGCACCGCGGAG TTTGGCCAGCCCAATGCCGCCTCATCGCCGAATGGCAGTAGTTACCACAACAACTACAGCctcaatggcaatggcaactcCAATGGCGCCGGTTCGGGCGGATATAACAGTCTGTCGCGGAACGGCGGTGCCCAGCAGCTGGCCCAGCACTCCGGATTGTTGGAGGGCCATGACGTGGTCGACGATCGCGGGCGCAGCAAAAAACGTAATTTCTTTGGCACCCTGAAGAAGCGGCTCAGCCGCTCCAAGACACGCACCCTCTCGGCCGATCAACCTAATAATAACAGTCATAAGTCACTATCAGCCACCAACTCGAATACAACAACAGCCACCGGATTCCCTCGAACAGCCACCGGAACCCTCAATGGTGATTCTTCCCGTTCATTATCTGTCGATCGTGGCACTCTGTCCAAAAGCAATTCACTTG GACCACGCATGGGCATTGGTCACTCCATCACCGACCACTCACGCCGCTCCTCAATTTCAGAATCCTCGGCCATCTCAGGCTTTTCCTCGGCTAGCAATAAAACCTATGTGCACGAGGCCTCCACCCTGGTGCTGGAGACCATCGAGAATGGCATAAAGCG CCACTTCATTGTGCCTTTGGCCATCGCCCAGAGACCGCGCTGGCGTCGCAAGGGCACCAAGCTGCACATCTACAACGATCACACCTTCATCGCCAAGCATTTGAGCGG AAGCGGTCTGCAGTGCTCCATCTGCATGAAGTCCATACCGCGGAGGCCCGGAAAGCAGGGCTACGAGTGCCGCGACTGCCAGCTGATTTGTCACAAGCAGTGCCACATACGGGCACCCCAGGCATGTCCCAATCCCACGGTGCTCTCCATGGAACT AACTAAACTTAATTCGGCGGCGGCAGACCGCAGCATACGGAAGCTGTGA
- the LOC122612494 gene encoding uncharacterized protein LOC122612494 isoform X1 yields the protein MDLADQIDDYICSFEGLGDLTMDSLAIFIFLWAVLALFSVWLIKLLYHKYLNKDKAPSAANSRQTSVAPTSASPTSSAGKTEKRLSEPRDLLATKSKVEGLDLSKPLAGASGGRGRSSASPLNSGGAAAGGPRRRVVRQSSTGPENRKKRYVPPPSNVVGPETSSVTWTSQVFRWLYSDLVIVNELLMSWVIAINDTLRKSVEEHGVAVEVVRVLPDSPAPGLNNIFCNCDENNPADMLITFDCDAMPVLQVKTFRQKAGKVETSHYKVTVSRFRARMAIPMNYNSLKGEMRVEGYPDVRIAMNSVGAIKAMDQDEQQLQTVISDILTTALRDTVYPVDFSIYSTCPRAEVEPLDLPVIYPVHYDSLAHNMEHHLGGVGLRDSQHMVSGRRLLVKIVKGDGIRDAQNPYVVIEMDEPAQKNQTGTQRGSKPFWDEHFLFELSPQSAEILFEVYDHPVIASDPPKFLGLGLVGIDELAVGPASTQLLQLQPRPYETQPVSGAITVDFVFIEGAEIPAGARPQRLKEALRLSTPAINEHIRNGADLADAAVRALQDGALSSSGSGGQPSKSTLIIHSVQRNSSSPNAFKVELNRDGQIEVTETATELDQAVAQAFERAANEAQNELELELAKEEKASQLGEALIDSGNGTVNEDSTAEFGQPNAASSPNGSSYHNNYSLNGNGNSNGAGSGGYNSLSRNGGAQQLAQHSGLLEGHDVVDDRGRSKKRNFFGTLKKRLSRSKTRTLSADQPNNNSHKSLSATNSNTTTATGFPRTATGTLNGDSSRSLSVDRGTLSKSNSLGPRMGIGHSITDHSRRSSISESSAISGFSSASNKTYVHEASTLVLETIENGIKRHFIVPLAIAQRPRWRRKGTKLHIYNDHTFIAKHLSGSGLQCSICMKSIPRRPGKQGYECRDCQLICHKQCHIRAPQACPNPTVLSMELTKLNSAAADRSIRKL from the exons ATGGATCTAGCAGATCAAATCGATGACTATATCTGTTCGTTCGAGGGACTTGGTGACTTAACAATGGACTCCCTGGCCATCTTCATTTTCCTGTGGGCCGTTCTGGCCCTCTTCTCCGTGTGGCTGATCAAGCTGCTCTACCACAAGTATCTCAACAAGGACAAGGCGCCCAGTGCCGCCAACAGTCGCCAGACCAGCGTGGCCCCCACCTCCGCTTCACCCACATCCTCTGCCGGCAAGACGGAGAAGCGTCTCTCGGAGCCGCGCGATCTGCTCGCCACCAAGAGCAAGGTGGAGGGCTTGGACCTATCCAAGCCCCTGGCCGGCGCCTCCGGAGGTCGTGGTCGCTCATCGGCCTCGCCCTTGAACAGCGGTGGTGCAGCCGCCGGCGGTCCACGTCGTCGGGTGGTGCGTCAGAGTTCCACCGGGCCGGAGAATCGCAAGAAGCGCTATGTCCCACCGCCGTCGAATGTCGTGGGTCCAGAAACG AGCTCCGTCACCTGGACCAGCCAGGTGTTCCGCTGGCTCTACAGCGACCTGGTCATCGTCAACGAGCTGCTCATGTCCTGGGTAATTGCCATCAACGACACGCTGCGCAAGTCCGTGGAGGAG CATGGAGTGGCCGTTGAAGTGGTTCGAGTGCTCCCCGACAGTCCTGCCCCCGGATTGAATAATATCTTTTGTAATTGCGATGAAAACAATCCCGCTGATATg CTCATCACCTTTGACTGCGATGCAATGCCGGTGCTGCAGGTGAAGACCTTCCGCCAGAAGGCGGGCAAGGTGGAGACCTCCCACTACAAGGTCACCGTGTCCAGGTTCCGCGCCCGTATGGCCATTCCCATGAACTACAACAGCCTCAAGGGTGAGATGCGAGTCGAGGGCTATCCGGAT GTTCGCATCGCGATGAACAGCGTGGGTGCCATCAAGGCCATGGATCAGGAcgaacagcagctgcagacgGTGATCAGCGACATCCTGACGACGGCATTGCGCGACACCGTCTACCCGGTGGACTTCTCCATCTACTCCACCTGTCCGCGGGCCGAGGTGGAGCCCCTGGACCTGCCCGTAATCTATCCCGTGCACTATGACTCGCTGGCG CACAACATGGAGCACCACTTGGGAGGCGTGGGATTGAGGGACTCGCAACACATGGTTTCCGGCCGTCGGCTGCTGGTGAAGATCGTCAAGGGCGATGGCATAAGGGATGCCCAGAATCCCTATGTGGTCATCGAGATGGACGAGCCGGCCCAGAAGAACCAGACGGGCACTCAGCGCGGCAGCAAACCCTTCTGGGATGAGCACTTCCTCTT tgAACTCTCCCCCCAATCCGCCGAGATCCTGTTCGAGGTGTATGACCATCCGGTGATTGCCTCAGATCCGCCCAAGTTCCTGGGTCTCGGCCTGGTTGGCATCGATGAGCTGGCCGTTGGACCCGCATCCActcagctgctgcagctgcaaccgCGTCCCTATGAGACGCAGCCCGTTTCGGGTGCCATCACCGTGGACTTTGTGTTCATCGAGGGCGCCGAAATCCCGGCGGGCGCCCGTCCACAGCGTCTCAAGGAGGCACTGCGTCTCAGCACACCGGCCATCAACGAACACATCCGGAATGGAGCCGATCTGGCGGATGCAGCCGTTAGAGCTCTGCAGGATGGAGCGCTCTCGAGCAGCGGAAGTGGCGGACAGCCCAGCAAGAGCACTTTGATCATCCACAGTGTGCAGCGG AATTCGAGCAGCCCGAATGCATTTAAG GTCGAGTTGAACCGAGATGGCCAAATCGAGGTGACCGAAACGGCAACGGAACTGGACCAGGCAGTGGCCCAGGCCTTCGAACGCGCCGCCAACGAGGCGCAAAACGAGCTCGAGCTGGAGCTGGCCAAGGAGGAGAAGGCCAGCCAGCTGGGTGAGGCACTCATCGATTCAGGTAACGGCACCGTCAACGAGGACAGCACCGCGGAG TTTGGCCAGCCCAATGCCGCCTCATCGCCGAATGGCAGTAGTTACCACAACAACTACAGCctcaatggcaatggcaactcCAATGGCGCCGGTTCGGGCGGATATAACAGTCTGTCGCGGAACGGCGGTGCCCAGCAGCTGGCCCAGCACTCCGGATTGTTGGAGGGCCATGACGTGGTCGACGATCGCGGGCGCAGCAAAAAACGTAATTTCTTTGGCACCCTGAAGAAGCGGCTCAGCCGCTCCAAGACACGCACCCTCTCGGCCGATCAACCTAATAATAACAGTCATAAGTCACTATCAGCCACCAACTCGAATACAACAACAGCCACCGGATTCCCTCGAACAGCCACCGGAACCCTCAATGGTGATTCTTCCCGTTCATTATCTGTCGATCGTGGCACTCTGTCCAAAAGCAATTCACTTG GACCACGCATGGGCATTGGTCACTCCATCACCGACCACTCACGCCGCTCCTCAATTTCAGAATCCTCGGCCATCTCAGGCTTTTCCTCGGCTAGCAATAAAACCTATGTGCACGAGGCCTCCACCCTGGTGCTGGAGACCATCGAGAATGGCATAAAGCG CCACTTCATTGTGCCTTTGGCCATCGCCCAGAGACCGCGCTGGCGTCGCAAGGGCACCAAGCTGCACATCTACAACGATCACACCTTCATCGCCAAGCATTTGAGCGG AAGCGGTCTGCAGTGCTCCATCTGCATGAAGTCCATACCGCGGAGGCCCGGAAAGCAGGGCTACGAGTGCCGCGACTGCCAGCTGATTTGTCACAAGCAGTGCCACATACGGGCACCCCAGGCATGTCCCAATCCCACGGTGCTCTCCATGGAACT AACTAAACTTAATTCGGCGGCGGCAGACCGCAGCATACGGAAGCTGTGA